In Solanum lycopersicum chromosome 5, SLM_r2.1, the following are encoded in one genomic region:
- the LOC101250411 gene encoding uncharacterized protein — protein MVTKKRSVSFEDDDKKRCCSAIATRSLVQKKEDPGAFTIPRTIGLLHFAKALCDIGASINLMPLSIYKKLGLGDPKPTTMRLLMVDRTVNRPINILHDVLVKVKSFIFSIDFVILHCEVDFEVPIILGRPFLDTGRALVDMEKGQVMFRLNNEEETFRMYRSMKKSGDLQTVSTISYKVESIYEVQTEERLGVEALA, from the coding sequence ATGGTGACAAAGAAGAGATCAgtgagttttgaggatgatgacaaAAAACGGtgttgtagtgctattgctacaagatctcttgtGCAGAAAAAGGAAGATCCTGGCGCTTTCACTATTCCACGTACAATCGGGTTGCTACACTTTgctaaagcattatgtgatattGGTGCAAGCATAAACCTCATGCCTCTTTCCATTTATAAGAAGTTAGgcttgggtgacccaaaacctACTACGATGCGATTACTGATGGTTGATCGAACAGTGAACAGGCCTATTAatatactccatgatgtgcttgTGAAAGTAAAGTCATTCATATTTTCGatcgattttgtgattcttcactgtgaggttgattttgaggttcCCATTATTCtagggaggccattccttgacACCGGGCGTGCattggttgatatggaaaaggggcaggtGATGTTTagattgaacaatgaagaagaaacttTCCGCATGTATAGGTCCATGAAGAAAAGTGGTGATCTCCAAACGGTATCAACTATATCTTATAAGGTTGAGAGTATATACGAGGTACAAACTGAAGAGCGACTAGGCGTCGAGGCACTAGCGTAG